In the Primulina eburnea isolate SZY01 unplaced genomic scaffold, ASM2296580v1 ctg739_ERROPOS11973397, whole genome shotgun sequence genome, one interval contains:
- the LOC140821824 gene encoding auxin response factor 1-like isoform X1 — protein sequence MANLSEYHFAGGPPPGGPTDALYKELWHACAGPLVTLPRKGERVYYFPQGHMEQLEASTHQGLDQQLPIFNLPSKILCKVMNVTLKAEQETDEVYAQITLMPEQDQNDRTCPDPPLPEPQRCTFHSFCKTLTASDTSTHGGFSVLRRHADDCLPPLDMSQQPPWQELVASDLHGNEWHFRHIFRGQPRRHLLTTGWSVFVSAKKLVAGDAFIFLRGENGELRVGVRRLMRQLNKMPSSVISSHSMHLGVLATASHAISTGTLFSVFYKPRTSRSEFIVSLNKYLEARSHKLPVGMRFRMKFEGEEVPERRFSGTIVGVGDYPSSRWADSEWRSLKVQWDESSPILRPERVSPWEIEPLVAANLPNAQAQQRNKRARPPALPLPMQGLSSIGMWKSPSDSPSAFTCHNPLRGPDLYQSPKLSSVTKISTLNYNGNLLPLSSNSIYQSNIETAAESITPASDRRHGNGYRLFGIELVDHSTVEANPLAVLTGAAVEDFHVPLDIESEQQSEPLDCNHSNFPSLIYDPDKSFLISPHEPQNRQIRSCTKVHMQGIAVGRAVDLTRFDSYEDLLEKFEEMFEIVGELTGAGKKWQVVYTDDEDDMMMVGDDPWHEFCIMVKKIYIYTAEEARRLLPKIKHPLTEVKSSKLLSDVSVGAEAQSSTMGSAY from the exons ATGGCAAATCTCTCTGAATATCATTTTGCTGGGGGCCCTCCACCAG GAGGCCCAACTGATGCTTTATACAAAGAATTATGGCATGCCTGTGCTGGACCCCTTGTTACCCTCCCACGTAAAGGGGAACGAGTTTATTACTTTCCTCAAGGTCACATGGAACAG CTTGAAGCATCCACACATCAGGGTTTGGACCAGCAACTTCCTATATTCAACTTACCCAGTAAAATCCTTTGCAAAGTGATGAATGTCACACTGAAG GCTGAACAAGAGACGGACGAGGTGTATGCACAAATAACGCTGATGCCTGAACAAGAT CAAAATGATAGAACATGTCCTGATCCTCCTCTGCCTGAGCCTCAACGGTGCACTTTCCATTCATTTTGCAAGACTCTCACTGCTTCTGATACCAGCACTCATGGAGGATTTTCGGTTTTGCGTAGGCATGCGGATGATTGCTTACCTCCATTG GATATGTCTCAGCAACCACCCTGGCAGGAGTTGGTCGCTTCTGACCTCCATGGAAATGAGTGGCATTTCCGTCACATTTTCAGAG GTCAACCTAGGCGCCACTTACTGACCACTGGGTGGAGTGTCTTTGTTAGTGCAAAAAAGTTGGTTGCTGGAGATGCTTTTATTTTCCTAAG AGGAGAAAATGGGGAGCTTCGAGTTGGAGTCCGCAGGCTCATGAGACAGCTAAATAAGATGCCATCGTCCGTTATATCAAGTCATAGTATGCATCTGGGGGTTCTTGCTACTGCATCACATGCCATCTCCACAGGGACACTTTTTTCAGTTTTTTATAAACCAAG AACTAGTCGATCGGAATTCATTGTAAGTTTAAACAAGTATCTTGAAGCTCGAAGTCACAAGCTGCCTGTGGGGATGAGGTTTAGGATGAAATTTGAGGGTGAAGAGGTTCCAGAAAGAAG GTTCAGTGGGACGATTGTTGGTGTTGGGGATTATCCTTCATCCAGGTGGGCTGATTCAGAATGGAGATCATTAAAG GTACAGTGGGATGAATCCTCCCCAATTTTGCGTCCAGAGAGAGTTTCACCGTGGGAGATAGAGCCACTTGTTGCAGCGAATCTTCCAAACGCACAGGCTCAGCAAAGAAACAAGCGTGCCCGACCACCTGCCCTACCTTTGCCTATGCAAGGTCTTTCTTCAATTG GTATGTGGAAATCACCATCGGACTCCCCTTCAGCATTTACTTGCCATAATCCATTGCGTGGACCAGATCTCTATCAATCACCTAAACTTAGCTCTGTCACCAAAATCAGCACTTTAAATTACAATGGAAATTTGCTGCCCCTTTCAAGCAATTCAATATACCAATCCAATATAGAAACTGCAGCCGAGTCAATCACTCCTGCGAGTGACAGAAGACATGGTAATGGCTACAGGCTGTTTGGAATTGAATTGGTTGACCATTCAACAGTTGAAGCCAATCCATTGGCAGTCCTGACTGGAGCAGCTGTTGAGGATTTTCATGTTCCCTTGGATATTGAATCTGAACAACAATCAGAGCCATTAGATTGTAATCATTCCAATTTTCCCTCATTGATTTATGATCCCGACAAGTCATTTCTGATATCTCCCCATGAGCCTCAGAACAGGCAAATTAGAAGCTGCACCAAG GTTCACATGCAAGGCATTGCAGTTGGAAGGGCCGTGGATTTGACCAGATTTGATAGCTATGAGGATCTACTTGAGAAATTTGAAGAGATGTTTGAAATCGTAGGGGAACTCACTGGTGCAGGGAAAAAATGGCAAGTGGTATATACAGATGACGAGGATGACATGATGATGGTTGGAGACGATCCATGGCA TGAGTTTTGCATCATGGtgaagaaaatatatatatatacagccGAGGAAGCCAGAAGGCTATTGCCCAAGATAAAACATCCTCTCACTGAGGTTAAATCTTCCAAGCTCCTTTCAGACGTGTCTGTCGGTGCTGAGGCACAATCATCAACCATGGGATCAGCATACTGA
- the LOC140821824 gene encoding auxin response factor 1-like isoform X2, with the protein MANLSEYHFAGGPPPGGPTDALYKELWHACAGPLVTLPRKGERVYYFPQGHMEQLEASTHQGLDQQLPIFNLPSKILCKVMNVTLKAEQETDEVYAQITLMPEQDQNDRTCPDPPLPEPQRCTFHSFCKTLTASDTSTHGGFSVLRRHADDCLPPLDMSQQPPWQELVASDLHGNEWHFRHIFRGQPRRHLLTTGWSVFVSAKKLVAGDAFIFLRGENGELRVGVRRLMRQLNKMPSSVISSHSMHLGVLATASHAISTGTLFSVFYKPRTSRSEFIVSLNKYLEARSHKLPVGMRFRMKFEGEEVPERRFSGTIVGVGDYPSSRWADSEWRSLKVQWDESSPILRPERVSPWEIEPLVAANLPNAQAQQRNKRARPPALPLPMQGMWKSPSDSPSAFTCHNPLRGPDLYQSPKLSSVTKISTLNYNGNLLPLSSNSIYQSNIETAAESITPASDRRHGNGYRLFGIELVDHSTVEANPLAVLTGAAVEDFHVPLDIESEQQSEPLDCNHSNFPSLIYDPDKSFLISPHEPQNRQIRSCTKVHMQGIAVGRAVDLTRFDSYEDLLEKFEEMFEIVGELTGAGKKWQVVYTDDEDDMMMVGDDPWHEFCIMVKKIYIYTAEEARRLLPKIKHPLTEVKSSKLLSDVSVGAEAQSSTMGSAY; encoded by the exons ATGGCAAATCTCTCTGAATATCATTTTGCTGGGGGCCCTCCACCAG GAGGCCCAACTGATGCTTTATACAAAGAATTATGGCATGCCTGTGCTGGACCCCTTGTTACCCTCCCACGTAAAGGGGAACGAGTTTATTACTTTCCTCAAGGTCACATGGAACAG CTTGAAGCATCCACACATCAGGGTTTGGACCAGCAACTTCCTATATTCAACTTACCCAGTAAAATCCTTTGCAAAGTGATGAATGTCACACTGAAG GCTGAACAAGAGACGGACGAGGTGTATGCACAAATAACGCTGATGCCTGAACAAGAT CAAAATGATAGAACATGTCCTGATCCTCCTCTGCCTGAGCCTCAACGGTGCACTTTCCATTCATTTTGCAAGACTCTCACTGCTTCTGATACCAGCACTCATGGAGGATTTTCGGTTTTGCGTAGGCATGCGGATGATTGCTTACCTCCATTG GATATGTCTCAGCAACCACCCTGGCAGGAGTTGGTCGCTTCTGACCTCCATGGAAATGAGTGGCATTTCCGTCACATTTTCAGAG GTCAACCTAGGCGCCACTTACTGACCACTGGGTGGAGTGTCTTTGTTAGTGCAAAAAAGTTGGTTGCTGGAGATGCTTTTATTTTCCTAAG AGGAGAAAATGGGGAGCTTCGAGTTGGAGTCCGCAGGCTCATGAGACAGCTAAATAAGATGCCATCGTCCGTTATATCAAGTCATAGTATGCATCTGGGGGTTCTTGCTACTGCATCACATGCCATCTCCACAGGGACACTTTTTTCAGTTTTTTATAAACCAAG AACTAGTCGATCGGAATTCATTGTAAGTTTAAACAAGTATCTTGAAGCTCGAAGTCACAAGCTGCCTGTGGGGATGAGGTTTAGGATGAAATTTGAGGGTGAAGAGGTTCCAGAAAGAAG GTTCAGTGGGACGATTGTTGGTGTTGGGGATTATCCTTCATCCAGGTGGGCTGATTCAGAATGGAGATCATTAAAG GTACAGTGGGATGAATCCTCCCCAATTTTGCGTCCAGAGAGAGTTTCACCGTGGGAGATAGAGCCACTTGTTGCAGCGAATCTTCCAAACGCACAGGCTCAGCAAAGAAACAAGCGTGCCCGACCACCTGCCCTACCTTTGCCTATGCAAG GTATGTGGAAATCACCATCGGACTCCCCTTCAGCATTTACTTGCCATAATCCATTGCGTGGACCAGATCTCTATCAATCACCTAAACTTAGCTCTGTCACCAAAATCAGCACTTTAAATTACAATGGAAATTTGCTGCCCCTTTCAAGCAATTCAATATACCAATCCAATATAGAAACTGCAGCCGAGTCAATCACTCCTGCGAGTGACAGAAGACATGGTAATGGCTACAGGCTGTTTGGAATTGAATTGGTTGACCATTCAACAGTTGAAGCCAATCCATTGGCAGTCCTGACTGGAGCAGCTGTTGAGGATTTTCATGTTCCCTTGGATATTGAATCTGAACAACAATCAGAGCCATTAGATTGTAATCATTCCAATTTTCCCTCATTGATTTATGATCCCGACAAGTCATTTCTGATATCTCCCCATGAGCCTCAGAACAGGCAAATTAGAAGCTGCACCAAG GTTCACATGCAAGGCATTGCAGTTGGAAGGGCCGTGGATTTGACCAGATTTGATAGCTATGAGGATCTACTTGAGAAATTTGAAGAGATGTTTGAAATCGTAGGGGAACTCACTGGTGCAGGGAAAAAATGGCAAGTGGTATATACAGATGACGAGGATGACATGATGATGGTTGGAGACGATCCATGGCA TGAGTTTTGCATCATGGtgaagaaaatatatatatatacagccGAGGAAGCCAGAAGGCTATTGCCCAAGATAAAACATCCTCTCACTGAGGTTAAATCTTCCAAGCTCCTTTCAGACGTGTCTGTCGGTGCTGAGGCACAATCATCAACCATGGGATCAGCATACTGA
- the LOC140821824 gene encoding auxin response factor 1-like isoform X3 — protein MLYTKNYGMPVLDPLLPSHVKGNEFITFLKVTWNRIPTDPFFSFTLLFQLEASTHQGLDQQLPIFNLPSKILCKVMNVTLKAEQETDEVYAQITLMPEQDQNDRTCPDPPLPEPQRCTFHSFCKTLTASDTSTHGGFSVLRRHADDCLPPLDMSQQPPWQELVASDLHGNEWHFRHIFRGQPRRHLLTTGWSVFVSAKKLVAGDAFIFLRGENGELRVGVRRLMRQLNKMPSSVISSHSMHLGVLATASHAISTGTLFSVFYKPRTSRSEFIVSLNKYLEARSHKLPVGMRFRMKFEGEEVPERRFSGTIVGVGDYPSSRWADSEWRSLKVQWDESSPILRPERVSPWEIEPLVAANLPNAQAQQRNKRARPPALPLPMQGLSSIGMWKSPSDSPSAFTCHNPLRGPDLYQSPKLSSVTKISTLNYNGNLLPLSSNSIYQSNIETAAESITPASDRRHGNGYRLFGIELVDHSTVEANPLAVLTGAAVEDFHVPLDIESEQQSEPLDCNHSNFPSLIYDPDKSFLISPHEPQNRQIRSCTKVHMQGIAVGRAVDLTRFDSYEDLLEKFEEMFEIVGELTGAGKKWQVVYTDDEDDMMMVGDDPWHEFCIMVKKIYIYTAEEARRLLPKIKHPLTEVKSSKLLSDVSVGAEAQSSTMGSAY, from the exons ATGCTTTATACAAAGAATTATGGCATGCCTGTGCTGGACCCCTTGTTACCCTCCCACGTAAAGGGGAACGAGTTTATTACTTTCCTCAAGGTCACATGGAACAG GATTCCAACTGATCCATTCTTTTCTTTTACACTATTGTTTCAA CTTGAAGCATCCACACATCAGGGTTTGGACCAGCAACTTCCTATATTCAACTTACCCAGTAAAATCCTTTGCAAAGTGATGAATGTCACACTGAAG GCTGAACAAGAGACGGACGAGGTGTATGCACAAATAACGCTGATGCCTGAACAAGAT CAAAATGATAGAACATGTCCTGATCCTCCTCTGCCTGAGCCTCAACGGTGCACTTTCCATTCATTTTGCAAGACTCTCACTGCTTCTGATACCAGCACTCATGGAGGATTTTCGGTTTTGCGTAGGCATGCGGATGATTGCTTACCTCCATTG GATATGTCTCAGCAACCACCCTGGCAGGAGTTGGTCGCTTCTGACCTCCATGGAAATGAGTGGCATTTCCGTCACATTTTCAGAG GTCAACCTAGGCGCCACTTACTGACCACTGGGTGGAGTGTCTTTGTTAGTGCAAAAAAGTTGGTTGCTGGAGATGCTTTTATTTTCCTAAG AGGAGAAAATGGGGAGCTTCGAGTTGGAGTCCGCAGGCTCATGAGACAGCTAAATAAGATGCCATCGTCCGTTATATCAAGTCATAGTATGCATCTGGGGGTTCTTGCTACTGCATCACATGCCATCTCCACAGGGACACTTTTTTCAGTTTTTTATAAACCAAG AACTAGTCGATCGGAATTCATTGTAAGTTTAAACAAGTATCTTGAAGCTCGAAGTCACAAGCTGCCTGTGGGGATGAGGTTTAGGATGAAATTTGAGGGTGAAGAGGTTCCAGAAAGAAG GTTCAGTGGGACGATTGTTGGTGTTGGGGATTATCCTTCATCCAGGTGGGCTGATTCAGAATGGAGATCATTAAAG GTACAGTGGGATGAATCCTCCCCAATTTTGCGTCCAGAGAGAGTTTCACCGTGGGAGATAGAGCCACTTGTTGCAGCGAATCTTCCAAACGCACAGGCTCAGCAAAGAAACAAGCGTGCCCGACCACCTGCCCTACCTTTGCCTATGCAAGGTCTTTCTTCAATTG GTATGTGGAAATCACCATCGGACTCCCCTTCAGCATTTACTTGCCATAATCCATTGCGTGGACCAGATCTCTATCAATCACCTAAACTTAGCTCTGTCACCAAAATCAGCACTTTAAATTACAATGGAAATTTGCTGCCCCTTTCAAGCAATTCAATATACCAATCCAATATAGAAACTGCAGCCGAGTCAATCACTCCTGCGAGTGACAGAAGACATGGTAATGGCTACAGGCTGTTTGGAATTGAATTGGTTGACCATTCAACAGTTGAAGCCAATCCATTGGCAGTCCTGACTGGAGCAGCTGTTGAGGATTTTCATGTTCCCTTGGATATTGAATCTGAACAACAATCAGAGCCATTAGATTGTAATCATTCCAATTTTCCCTCATTGATTTATGATCCCGACAAGTCATTTCTGATATCTCCCCATGAGCCTCAGAACAGGCAAATTAGAAGCTGCACCAAG GTTCACATGCAAGGCATTGCAGTTGGAAGGGCCGTGGATTTGACCAGATTTGATAGCTATGAGGATCTACTTGAGAAATTTGAAGAGATGTTTGAAATCGTAGGGGAACTCACTGGTGCAGGGAAAAAATGGCAAGTGGTATATACAGATGACGAGGATGACATGATGATGGTTGGAGACGATCCATGGCA TGAGTTTTGCATCATGGtgaagaaaatatatatatatacagccGAGGAAGCCAGAAGGCTATTGCCCAAGATAAAACATCCTCTCACTGAGGTTAAATCTTCCAAGCTCCTTTCAGACGTGTCTGTCGGTGCTGAGGCACAATCATCAACCATGGGATCAGCATACTGA
- the LOC140821832 gene encoding zinc-finger homeodomain protein 4-like, translating to MEHPSEDEDVMPIALNSTYGSHEHGQAHIIYHGMIPSPLCQIPTNAPFKKAIKYKECLKNHAASMGGNAIDGCGEFMPDGEEGTIEALTCSACSCHRNFHRKEIERDPSFYDSGNCYHNDTNPSRIIGRKVFLRPHQMFMPGGNMESQDEGNDGRGGAGGAVTVKNLPLSAKKRFRTKFTLEQKEKLFVFAEKVGWKMHKQEEDAVQEFCREIGVKRRVLKVWMHNNKNSLAKKYDPTSNS from the coding sequence ATGGAGCATCCAAGTGAAGACGAAGATGTTATGCCAATCGCACTAAATAGCACATATGGCAGCCATGAACATGGCCAAGCCCACATCATATATCATGGCATGATCCCTTCTCCACTCTGCCAAATCCCCACAAATGCACCCTTTAAGAAAGCTATCAAGTACAAAGAATGCCTCAAGAACCATGCAGCATCCATGGGAGGAAATGCCATCGATGGATGCGGAGAATTCATGCCTGATGGAGAAGAAGGAACAATCGAAGCCCTCACTTGTTCAGCCTGCAGTTGCCACAGAAACTTCCACAGGAAAGAGATCGAAAGGGACCCCTCTTTTTACGATTCCGGTAATTGCTACCACAATGACACAAATCCAAGCAGAATCATTGGAAGAAAAGTTTTTCTGAGGCCCCATCAGATGTTCATGCCTGGCGGCAACATGGAATCTCAAGATGAAGGCAATGATGGCCGTGGTGGTGCTGGTGGTGCGGTGACGGTTAAGAACTTGCCTCTGTCGGCGAAGAAAAGATTCAGGACAAAGTTTACTCTAGAACAGAAGGAGAAATTGTTCGTGTTCGCGGAAAAAGTTGGGTGGAAAATGCATAAGCAAGAAGAAGATGCGGTGCAAGAGTTCTGCCGAGAGATTGGCGTCAAAAGAAGAGTACTCAAGGTTTGGATGCACAATAACAAGAACAGCCTTGCCAAAAAATACGATCCCACGTCCAATTCTTAG